A single region of the Halorussus gelatinilyticus genome encodes:
- a CDS encoding metallophosphoesterase family protein — MLVLGDAHADDPDRRRALLAAYRESDADVALQTGDLLHYDLPTPTYFVAGNNEDFDVIDALRRGEDSAPAEDSVHGEGLAPADSSAGATVRNATLLASSVAEVEGLRVAGLSGNYAPTKYDEARADLTGERRRHFVREDVARLKRVEDVDVLLTHEAPHGLVYYGYDAGCERIDELLDALEPDLCLVGHHERHVEATYGDTRAVSLAPAWERYYELDPETLELSDRATPTE; from the coding sequence CCGCGAGAGCGACGCTGACGTCGCCCTCCAGACCGGCGACCTGCTCCACTACGACCTGCCGACTCCGACCTACTTCGTCGCGGGCAACAACGAGGACTTCGACGTCATCGACGCGCTCCGCCGCGGCGAGGACTCAGCGCCCGCCGAAGATTCAGTGCATGGCGAAGGCCTAGCGCCCGCCGACTCGTCGGCGGGCGCGACGGTCCGGAACGCCACCCTCCTCGCCAGTTCGGTCGCCGAAGTCGAGGGCCTGCGCGTGGCGGGCCTGTCGGGCAACTACGCGCCGACCAAGTACGACGAGGCCCGCGCGGACCTCACGGGCGAGCGCCGCCGCCACTTCGTCCGCGAGGACGTCGCACGCCTGAAGCGGGTCGAGGACGTGGACGTGTTGCTCACCCACGAAGCGCCGCACGGTCTCGTCTACTACGGCTACGACGCCGGGTGCGAGCGAATCGACGAACTGCTGGACGCGCTGGAACCGGACCTCTGTCTAGTCGGCCACCACGAGCGCCACGTCGAAGCGACCTACGGCGACACGCGAGCCGTGAGCCTCGCGCCCGCGTGGGAACGGTACTACGAACTCGACCCCGAGACGCTCGAACTCTCCGACCGGGCGACGCCGACCGAGTGA